The genomic interval ACTCTGAGCCCTTCATCCAGTGGGACGCCCTGCCTCCGCAGGACACCTCCGCGGGCGGCGCGGGGGCAGGCGGAAGGGAGGAGGGCCCCGCGCTGGTGGTGCTGCTGGGCTGGCTCGGCGCGCGGCAGAAGCACCTGCGGAGGTACGCGGACCTGTACCGCGACCGCGGGGTCGGGTCCGTGCGGTTCGTGGTGCCCGTCCGCGAGCTCCTGGGGCTCGACCTCGGCCGCCGCGTCGAGCGCAGGGTCGCCGACCTCTCGGCCGAGATCGCCGCCTGGTGCGACGCCGACCGCAGCCGCACGCTCCTCTTCCACACCTTCAGCAACACCGGCTGGCTCGCGTACGGAAACACCAAATCATCCTCCCTCTTCTTTAAGCTCTTCGATTCTCTGTAGGATGTGGAGTGTTAAAATCTGAAAGAAAAAACAAGTTGATAACGCAATTTAGTTAGGCACCTGTGCACATTGACATGGGGGCGCTTGCACTTGGTGCCGCATGTTTTAGTTGTGGCATTGTGGTTTCCTACACGAGGCTGGTGGCTTAAACGTGCTTGGTTGATCCAGTAGGCGTGCCATTATCGAAGAGATCTTGAGTTAGAGTAGGAGCATGCTTTGCTCGTGCAATAATGTGGGATCTGTTGCTAGTTTGGAGGAACCTGGTGCGACGCCGACCGCAGCCGCACGCTCTTCTTCCACACCTTCAGCAACTCCGGCTGGCTCGCGTATGGAAACACCGAATCCTTGTCCATATCTAAGCACTTCAATTCCTTATGTACTACTAACCTCTTTTGTTCTCCGGTAGAAACCGAAGTGTTTAAATCCGGGCGAAAAGTTGATGTGCACCATAGTTATGTTTGCATAGTTTGCCCCTTTGAGTTAGATTCCACATTGTCATGGGACATTTGGTTTGCTACACGAGGTTGGTAGATAAAACGTGCTTGGTTGGTACAATAGGCGTGCCATTATCGAAGAGATCTCCAGTAAGAGCAGGAGCATGCTTTGCTCGTGCAATAATGTGGGATCCGTTGCTAGTTTGCAGGAACCAACAAGTTAATGTGCCAACAGCCCAACATTACTTTTGAGAGACTCTCCATTTCATGTTTGGTCTGTATAACAGTAAGTATAATTAAATCTCCTATTTTTTTTTACCACCGGTCATAATCTTAGAGAAATGGCAAGGTAAATAGTAATAACTGAATTCAGATAAGATCGGATTGTGTACTATGAAATACTCCCAGCAATTATCTCTAACGCCTTTTATCTTTCTATGTACTTACAAAGAGATTAGTTTGTTCTGGTAGAAATCGGAGGGTTTGAATCCGGGTAAAACAAGTTGATAACACATTGTAGGTAGGCACCTTTGCATGGATTGCCCCTTAGATTCCACACTGACATGGGACGCTTGTCCTTGGTGCCACATGTTTCTGCTGTGACAAGTTGATTTGCTACATGAGCTTGGTGGATAAAATGTGCTTGATGGATCTAGTAGGCGTGTTATTATCAAAGAGATCCCAGTTTAGGGGAGGCGTACTGTTTGTACGTGTGTGCGGGTACAAGGGCTGTTGCTAGTTGGGGAAAACCAGAGGGTGCCAGCATACTTTGGAGAAACTCTCTTTTTGCTGCTTGTATTTTGTTTAATTGCTTAGTTTAATGCCTTTGTTATTTCCTTGTACTTGTACTCACAATAGGGCTGATCCTATCCCACTGTTATTGTCCAAAAGAGAATACATAATATATCCTTCTGGGAGATCTTTGGATGAGTGGGTTGAATAAAACAGAGTGGGGATCTGATAACAGCATGGTTATAGACTATACTCAAGTTTCTATGGTTGATTTGGTAAATCTTGCCTGTTCTGTCAGTGGTGTTAAATTTTGCTCACTGAGCTTCAATATCCAATGTCCAACAGTTCTATCTGATAACAGCATCGTTGCATGTTGTTAAGGATACTTTTAAATATTAATCTTACTTAAAACCCAACTGGAATTAGAGCTTTCCTTTGTCCATCTCTTTCACCTGATGCCCATGGCTTTAAATTTACCGCGGATATAACacttttttgtttttattttattttcaggTATGGTGCGGTACTTGAGAATCTACAATCAAGAGCTGATATAATTGAGAGGATAAAGGGATGTATTGTAGACTCGGCGCCAGTTCTAGAGATTAGACCAGAGGTTTGTATATCTTGCTTGAAATAAGCTTTCAACTGGTAGTGATAAATGCTGAATCCCCTTCTTCCATTTTGGCCTGTGGGAAATTTGTGTCTGGAACATTTCGTTGTAAGTAATATACTATTTCACCAGAAAAACTTGTATACTTGGAGTTTCTCATGTGTACCCTAAACTCAGGTCTGGGCTGCTGGTTTCTCTGCTGCCATGCTGAAGAAAAGTAGTTCTTTAACAGGACCTTCAGCTGACTCCCCTGATGGATCTACATTGAATGGTGCCTTGAACAAAGTTACTTCTGTCTCAGAGTTAACGAAACCATCATGGGGTGAAACTTTTCTTCTTTCAACCCTTCAAAAGTTCTTTGAGATTGTCCTTCACCTACCTGATGTAAACCGGTATGTCCATTCACCATTAATAATATTGCTTCGGTTACATGGTATTTAAAGCCCACATTTCTGTTTGTAGTAAAGTCGGCCAAGGCATATGCAATGAAATAAAGTTACAATGGGTGTTCTTTTAGCAGTGAGATTATGTACTCTAACTAATCCATGCAGTCATATCTAAACATGATAAAGAAAATTAATAGCTTATTCAGTGTCAAGAAActggcctcctttggttcataggataggaatagaaaaatcataggaagtgagatgacatgcatctcaattgctataaagaaagagatgtcatttgatgcataggatatgaatttttccattgaatctaggct from Triticum urartu cultivar G1812 unplaced genomic scaffold, Tu2.1 TuUngrouped_contig_4437, whole genome shotgun sequence carries:
- the LOC125527823 gene encoding transmembrane protein 53-like, coding for PFIQWDALPPQDTSAGGAGAGGREEGPALVVLLGWLGARQKHLRRYADLYRDRGVGSVRFVVPVRELLGLDLGRRVERRVADLSAEIAAWCDADRSRTLLFHTFSNTGWLAYGAVLENLQSRADIIERIKGCIVDSAPVLEIRPEVWAAGFSAAMLKKSSSLTGPSADSPDGSTLNGALNKVTSVSELTKPSWGETFLLSTLQKFFEIVLHLPDVNRRMHKVLSVLSDKQPPCPQFYLYSSADRVIPAECVESFINMQRSLGVSVSAHNFVSSPHVDHYRSFPHLYSAKIDEFLKVCSPVSV